In one window of Macaca thibetana thibetana isolate TM-01 chromosome 5, ASM2454274v1, whole genome shotgun sequence DNA:
- the AFM gene encoding afamin, giving the protein MKQLKFTGFIFFLCFLTESLTLPTQPQDVDNFSSTQKFIEENLEYITIIAFAQYVQEATFEEMEKLVKDMVEYKDRCMADKTLPECSKLPNNFLQEKMCAMEGLPQKHNFSHCCSKVGAERRLCFFYNKKADVGFLPPFPTLDPEEKCQSYESNRESLLNHFLYEVARRNPFVFAPTLLTVAAHFEEVAKSCCEEQNKVNCFQTRAIPVIQYLKAFSSYQKHVCGALLKFGTKVVHFIYIAVLSQKFPKIEFKELISLVEDISSNYEGCCEGDVVQCIRDTSKVMNHICSKQDSISSKIKECCEKKIPERGQCIINSNKDDRPKDLSLREAKFTDSENVCQERDADPDIFFAKFTFEYSRRHPDLSIPGLLRIVQIYKDLLRNCCNTENPPGCYRYAEDKFNETTEKSLKMVQQECKHFQNLGKDGLTYQYLIRLTKIAPQLSSEELVSLGKKMVTAFTTCCTLSEEFACVDNLADLVLGELCGVNENRTINPAVDHCCKTNFAFRRPCFESLKADKTYVPPRFSQDLFTFHADMCQSQNEELQRKTDRFLVNVVKLKHELTDEELQSLFTNFTNAVEKCCKAESPKVCFNEEG; this is encoded by the exons atgaaacaattaaaatttacaggttttatttttttcttgtgttttttgacTGAATCCCTAACTCTGCCCACACAACCTCAGGATGTAG ATAACTTCAGTAGCACTCAAAAATTTATAGAAGAGAATCTTGAATACAT CACCATCATTGCATTTGCTCAGTATGTTCAGGAAGCAACctttgaagaaatggaaaaactagTGAAAGACATGGTAGAATACAAAGATAGATGTATGGCTGACAAGACACTCCCAGAGTGTTCAAAATTACCT aataattttttacaggaaaaaatgtGTGCTATGGAGGGGTTGCCACAAAAGCATAATTTTTCACACTGCTGCAGTAAGGTTGGTGCTGAAAGAAGACTCTGTTTCTTCTATAACAAGAAAGCTGATGTGGGATTTCTGCCTCCTTTCCCTACCCTGGATCCTGAAGAGAAATGCCAGTCTTATGAAAGTAACAGAGAATCCCTTCTAAATCA TTTTTTATATGAAGTTGCCAGAAGGAACCCGTTTGTCTTCGCCCCTACACTTCTAACTGTTGCTGCTCATTTTGAGGAGGTGGCTAAATCATGTTgtgaagaacaaaacaaagtcaaCTGCTTTCAAACAAGG gCAATACCTGTCatacaatatttaaaagcattttcttcttaTCAAAAACATGTCTGTGGGGCACTTTTGAAATTTGGAACCAAAGTTGTACACTTTAT ATATATTGCGGTACTCAGTCAAAAATTCCCCAAGATTGAATTTAAGGAGCTTATTTCTCTCGTAGAAGATATTTCTTCCAACTATGAAGGATGCTGTGAAGGGGATGTTGTGCAGTGCATCCGTGACACG AGCAAGGTTATGAACCATATTTGTTCAAAACAAGATTCTATCTCCAGCAAAATCAAAGAGTGctgtgaaaagaaaataccagAGCGTGGCCAGTGCATAATTAACTCAAATAAAGATGATAGACCAAAGGATTTATCTCTAAGAGAAGCAAAATTTACTGACAGTGAAAATGTGTGTCAAGAACGAGATGCTGACCCAGACATCTTCTTTGCGAA GTTTACTTTTGAATACTCAAGGAGACATCCAGACCTGTCTATACCAGGGCTTTTAAGAATTGTTCAAATATACAAAGATCTCCTGAGAAATTGCTGCAACACAGAAAACCCTCCAGGTTGTTACCGTTACGCG GAAGACAAATTCAATGAGACAACTGAGAAAAGTCTTAAGATGGTACAACAAGAATGTAAACATTTCCAGAATTTGGGGAAGGATGGTTTGACATACCA GTACCTTATCAGACTCACGAAGATAGCTCCCCAGCTCTCCTCTGAAGAACTGGTCTCTCTTGGCAAGAAAATGGTGACAGCTTTCACTACTTGCTGCACACTGAGTGAAGAGTTTGCCTGTGTTGATAATTTG GCAGATTTAGTTCTTGGAGAGTTATGTGGAGTAAATGAAAATCGAACTATCAACCCTGCTGTGGACCACTGTTGTAAAACAAACTTTGCCTTCAGAAGGCCCTGCTTTGAGAGTTTGAAAGCTGATAAAACATATGTGCCTCCACGTTTCTCTCAAGATTTATTTACCTTTCATGCAGACATGTGTCAATCTCAGAATGAGGAGCTTCAGAGGAAGACAGACAG GTTTCTTGTCAACGTAGTGAAGCTGAAGCATGAACTCACAGATGAGGAGCTGCAGTCTTTGTTTACCAATTTCACAAATGCAGTGGAGAAGTGCTGCAAAGCAGAGAGTCCTAAAGTCTGCTTTAATGAAGAg ggATAA